One window from the genome of Streptomyces sp. WZ-12 encodes:
- a CDS encoding MFS transporter, with amino-acid sequence MHTEATAAAEAADEPTGEPADGERLRRVAVASFIGTAIEFYDFYIYGTAAALVLNTAFFPTLDPVNATLASFSTYAVAFAARPLGSVVFGHFGDRVGRKSVLVASLLLMGLSTACVGLLPGYGTLGLWAPLLLILLRFLQGIGLGGEWGGVALLAVEHAPRGRRGLYAAFPQLGPSVGFFAATGVFWLLSEAMSDAAFRSWGWRVPFLLSFLLVGVGLFVRLKISETPVFARVLDAQEASRVPVLDVLRRHPRQLLLGAGGMVIAYGLFYTATTYCLSYATGTLGISRTTMLGLSLVACLFLAAGTWLAATRSDEWGRRKLVLGGSGLAVVWGLALFPLLDTRQPVLIALGIGGALFCMGVVYGPMGAYLPELFGATVRYSGASLAYNLGGVLGGAVAPLVATRLQAAFGSASVGWYVSAMALVSLGCVLALPETRERELLG; translated from the coding sequence GTGCACACAGAAGCGACAGCAGCAGCGGAGGCGGCCGACGAGCCGACCGGGGAGCCGGCCGACGGCGAGCGCCTGCGGCGGGTGGCGGTGGCCTCGTTCATCGGGACGGCCATCGAGTTCTACGACTTCTACATCTACGGGACCGCCGCCGCCCTGGTTCTCAACACGGCGTTCTTCCCGACCCTCGACCCGGTCAACGCCACCCTGGCGTCGTTCTCCACCTACGCGGTGGCGTTCGCCGCCCGGCCGCTGGGCTCGGTGGTCTTCGGGCACTTCGGCGACCGGGTGGGCCGGAAGTCGGTCCTGGTGGCCTCGCTGCTGCTGATGGGCCTGTCCACGGCGTGCGTCGGGCTGCTGCCCGGCTACGGCACGCTGGGCCTGTGGGCCCCTTTGCTGCTGATCCTGCTGCGCTTCCTCCAGGGCATCGGGCTCGGCGGCGAGTGGGGCGGGGTGGCGCTGCTGGCGGTCGAGCACGCGCCGCGCGGCCGCCGCGGGCTGTACGCCGCGTTCCCGCAACTGGGGCCGTCCGTGGGGTTCTTCGCGGCGACCGGGGTGTTCTGGCTGCTGTCGGAGGCGATGAGCGACGCGGCGTTCCGGTCGTGGGGCTGGCGGGTGCCGTTCCTGCTGTCGTTCCTGCTGGTGGGGGTGGGGCTGTTCGTCCGGCTGAAGATCAGCGAGACGCCGGTCTTCGCGCGGGTGTTGGACGCGCAGGAGGCCAGCCGGGTCCCGGTGCTGGACGTGTTGCGGCGCCATCCGCGCCAACTCCTGCTGGGCGCCGGCGGGATGGTGATCGCCTACGGCCTGTTCTACACCGCGACGACCTACTGCCTCTCCTACGCCACCGGCACCCTGGGCATCTCCCGCACCACCATGCTCGGCCTGTCGCTGGTCGCCTGCCTGTTCCTGGCCGCGGGCACCTGGTTGGCGGCCACCCGCTCCGACGAATGGGGCCGCCGGAAGCTCGTCCTGGGCGGCTCGGGGCTCGCGGTGGTGTGGGGGCTGGCCCTCTTCCCGCTGCTGGACACCCGACAGCCGGTGCTGATCGCGCTGGGCATCGGCGGCGCGCTGTTCTGCATGGGCGTGGTCTACGGGCCGATGGGCGCCTATCTGCCGGAGCTGTTCGGGGCCACGGTGCGCTACTCGGGCGCCTCGCTCGCCTACAACCTCGGCGGGGTGCTGGGCGGGGCGGTCGCGCCGCTGGTCGCCACCCGGCTCCAGGCGGCGTTCGGCTCGGCGTCGGTGGGCTGGTACGTGAGCGCGATGGCGCTGGTGTCGCTGGGGTGCGTGCTGGCGCTGCCGGAGACCCGGGAGCGGGAACTGCTCGGCTGA